The DNA window ACTAGATGGTTTAGGTTTGCTCTCTCCAATCCTCTCCAAATTGAGCCTGTAGTTCCCGAATCAACCTGACCCTCCCTGATCCCCTGCCAAGTAGCAATAAAAACCACTACCAATCATTCTCAAAACACGACAAATCCGATTTTATTCCAAAAACGTATTCCACATGACTCTCCACCTAGTTGATGACGGCGTTGAAGCGCAGACAGCCCAAAGCGGAACCACCGTCACCGGTCAGACCGACCTCGATCTCCACGGCAACACCACGGGCCGGCACATCCAGGGAGTCATCGTTCAGTGCGTAGTTGAAAGCAGTACCGGAAGTGAGCGGGCAACCACCCTGGATTCCGATAGCGCAAGCATCCTCCAACTCTGGCGGCATCTCGAATCCAACGTCCAAACCACCGAGCCGGACAACGACGTAAGCGGTAGCGGTGGCACTATCGGCGGGGCTCACGATACCACTGGCCAAGGCGTCGACTCGTCCTCCTGCAAGCAGCTGGCACACATCACCGGAACAGTCGTTGACGGTCAACGACGTTGGCGTGGGGGCACCGTTAGGACCTGTCGTAATCGAGAGTTAACTCGTTACTGCGAATCAGTAGGCGTCGAAAATGGTATGTACTTACAGGGGCTGAAGTTGACGGCTGCCAGCGTCATGGCTGGTACCAGAGCGGCAACGAGAAGGAGCTTGAACATTTTGGCTACTTGGATCGGTTGCTCGAGTCGGCGATAGCTGAAGTGTGACTCGGCTAGGGGTGCGAACCGTATTTATACAGTCAATAACGGGAGGATACCACGCGA is part of the Topomyia yanbarensis strain Yona2022 chromosome 1, ASM3024719v1, whole genome shotgun sequence genome and encodes:
- the LOC131677253 gene encoding uncharacterized protein LOC131677253; its protein translation is MFKLLLVAALVPAMTLAAVNFSPCPNGAPTPTSLTVNDCSGDVCQLLAGGRVDALASGIVSPADSATATAYVVVRLGGLDVGFEMPPELEDACAIGIQGGCPLTSGTAFNYALNDDSLDVPARGVAVEIEVGLTGDGGSALGCLRFNAVIN